A window of Longimicrobium sp. contains these coding sequences:
- a CDS encoding MATE family efflux transporter codes for MSHALRRRRRLFLHEVRELARIAGPIVVAQLGGIAMNTTDTIMVGRLGATALAAAGIASAVQFALIVVCNGVVMGMSPLVSQAFGAGDREECRRVLVQGLWLAAALAVPGTLLSVSGRRVSLLLGQVPEVALLAGDYLTALAPGVLPLLLFMAFRQYLEGMGVSRPAMWLSFVGVTLNVLGNWVLIWGVPGVVRPLGVVGSGIATSAVRWAMLVGMVVYVLRVPALHPFRGVSLRPVVARLRRITGLGVPVGAQLGAEVGIFALSAVMMGWLGPVQLAAHQVTINVASTTYMVPLGASIAGSVRVGQHVGAGNARGVHRAALATYLVALSFMAVCALFFVLWPEAVVGLYTDDPRIITMASTLLLLAALFQLFDGAQAAGICVLRGAADTRIPMWITLLGYWGVGFPVAYWLGFHTPLAHVGIWAGLVASLAVVALLMALRVRRVVWGRSAPSPRPPPPPAGAQGG; via the coding sequence ATGAGCCACGCATTGCGGCGCCGCAGGCGCCTCTTTCTCCACGAAGTGCGCGAGCTGGCGCGGATCGCCGGGCCCATCGTCGTGGCCCAGCTCGGCGGGATCGCGATGAACACCACCGACACCATCATGGTGGGCCGCCTGGGCGCCACCGCGCTTGCGGCGGCGGGGATCGCCAGCGCCGTGCAGTTCGCCCTGATCGTGGTGTGCAACGGCGTGGTGATGGGGATGAGCCCGCTGGTGAGCCAGGCCTTCGGCGCCGGCGACCGCGAGGAGTGCCGTCGCGTGCTGGTGCAGGGGCTCTGGCTGGCCGCCGCGCTCGCCGTCCCCGGCACGCTGCTGTCGGTGTCTGGCCGGCGGGTGTCGCTCCTGCTGGGCCAGGTGCCGGAGGTGGCGCTACTGGCGGGCGACTACCTGACCGCGCTCGCCCCCGGGGTGCTGCCGCTCCTCCTCTTCATGGCCTTTCGCCAGTACCTGGAGGGGATGGGCGTGTCTCGGCCGGCGATGTGGCTGAGCTTCGTGGGGGTGACGCTGAACGTGTTGGGGAACTGGGTGCTGATCTGGGGCGTCCCCGGCGTGGTGAGGCCGCTCGGCGTCGTCGGCTCCGGCATCGCGACCTCCGCGGTTCGCTGGGCGATGCTCGTGGGGATGGTCGTCTACGTCCTGCGCGTCCCCGCGCTGCACCCGTTCCGCGGCGTGTCGCTGCGCCCGGTGGTCGCCCGGCTGCGGCGGATCACGGGGCTGGGGGTGCCCGTCGGCGCGCAGCTCGGCGCGGAGGTGGGGATCTTTGCGCTCTCGGCGGTGATGATGGGGTGGCTGGGTCCCGTGCAGCTCGCCGCGCACCAGGTGACCATCAACGTCGCCTCCACTACCTACATGGTGCCGCTGGGGGCGAGTATCGCGGGTTCGGTGCGTGTCGGGCAGCACGTGGGGGCGGGGAACGCGCGCGGGGTGCACCGCGCCGCGCTGGCCACGTACCTGGTGGCGCTCTCCTTCATGGCGGTGTGCGCGCTCTTCTTCGTGCTCTGGCCGGAGGCGGTGGTCGGCCTCTACACCGACGACCCGCGCATCATCACGATGGCGAGCACGCTCCTCCTGCTGGCCGCGCTCTTCCAGCTCTTCGACGGCGCCCAGGCCGCCGGCATCTGCGTCCTCCGCGGCGCCGCGGACACGCGCATCCCCATGTGGATCACGCTGCTGGGCTACTGGGGCGTCGGCTTTCCGGTGGCGTACTGGCTGGGCTTCCACACTCCGCTCGCGCACGTCGGAATCTGGGCCGGGCTGGTGGCGTCGTTGGCCGTGGTGGCGCTGCTGATGGCGCTGCGGGTGCGGCGGGTGGTGTGGGGGCGGAGTGCCCCCTCCCCCCGACCCCCTCCCCCGCCTGCGGGGGCGCAGGGCGGGTGA
- a CDS encoding protein-methionine-sulfoxide reductase heme-binding subunit MsrQ: MARALDRAAKPAAWLLGLAPLVILATGGIGVDPIETVTHLTGFWALTLLMSSLAITPLRRLTGWNGIIGARKVLGNFAFFYAVLHFATYLVDQSFSWGFIVADVVKHWWVTVGFAALLLLVPLALTSSQRAIRRMGKRWQKLHRLVYVAAGLGVLHFFLLVKKDLVPPLIFAGVFAGLMAFRYELVTGKPKRAPVRARETPPVRVP; encoded by the coding sequence GTGGCACGCGCTCTGGACCGCGCCGCGAAGCCCGCGGCGTGGCTCCTGGGGCTCGCCCCGCTCGTCATCCTGGCGACCGGCGGGATCGGCGTGGACCCCATCGAGACGGTGACGCACCTGACCGGCTTCTGGGCGCTGACCCTGCTGATGTCGTCGCTCGCTATCACACCGCTGCGCCGGCTGACGGGGTGGAACGGGATCATCGGCGCGCGGAAGGTGCTGGGGAACTTCGCTTTTTTCTACGCCGTGCTGCACTTCGCCACGTACCTGGTGGACCAGTCGTTCTCGTGGGGGTTCATCGTGGCCGACGTGGTGAAGCACTGGTGGGTGACGGTAGGGTTCGCGGCGCTGCTCCTCCTGGTGCCGCTGGCGCTCACCTCCAGCCAGCGCGCGATCCGTCGTATGGGAAAACGCTGGCAGAAGCTGCACCGGTTGGTTTATGTTGCAGCGGGGCTCGGCGTGCTGCACTTTTTCCTCCTGGTGAAGAAGGACCTGGTGCCGCCGCTGATCTTCGCCGGCGTCTTTGCGGGGCTGATGGCGTTCCGCTACGAGCTGGTCACCGGCAAGCCGAAGCGGGCACCCGTGCGGGCCCGCGAAACACCCCCGGTCCGCGTACCGTAG
- the msrP gene encoding protein-methionine-sulfoxide reductase catalytic subunit MsrP: protein MLIRKPDDIPSSEITPESVYVNRRGFIGAAAAAIATVAAPASLVACAEAEGAQDKANSYEEITQYNNFYEFGTDKEDPARLAPRLLKTRPWTVSIEGLCRKPGRYPIDTLIRANRVQDRTYRLRCVEAWSMVIPWQGIPLRDVLARAEPLPGARFVELTTLHDPRQMPGQQRGVLEWPYVEGLRMDEAMHPLTLLATGLYGKPLPAQNGAPLRLVVPWKYGFKSIKSIVRIRFTDRQPRTAWNVSAPREYGFYANVNPQVDHPRWSQARERRIGTFLRRPTLMFNGYGEQVAGLYRGMDLRRNF, encoded by the coding sequence ATGCTGATCCGCAAGCCCGACGACATCCCGTCCTCCGAGATCACGCCGGAGAGCGTGTACGTGAACCGCCGCGGCTTCATCGGGGCGGCGGCCGCGGCGATCGCCACCGTGGCGGCGCCCGCGTCGCTCGTGGCGTGCGCGGAGGCGGAGGGGGCGCAGGACAAGGCGAACTCGTACGAAGAGATCACGCAGTACAACAACTTCTACGAGTTCGGCACGGACAAGGAAGACCCCGCGCGCCTGGCGCCCCGCCTCCTCAAGACGCGGCCATGGACGGTCAGCATCGAGGGGCTCTGCCGCAAGCCGGGGCGCTACCCCATTGACACCCTCATCCGCGCCAACCGCGTGCAGGACCGCACCTACCGCCTGCGCTGCGTGGAGGCGTGGTCGATGGTGATCCCGTGGCAGGGGATCCCGCTGCGCGACGTGCTGGCGCGCGCCGAGCCCCTCCCGGGCGCGCGCTTCGTGGAGCTCACCACGCTGCACGACCCGCGGCAGATGCCGGGGCAGCAGCGCGGCGTGCTGGAGTGGCCGTACGTAGAGGGGCTGCGGATGGACGAGGCGATGCACCCGCTGACCCTCCTCGCCACCGGGCTCTACGGCAAGCCGCTTCCGGCGCAGAACGGGGCGCCGCTGCGGCTGGTGGTGCCGTGGAAGTACGGCTTCAAGTCGATCAAGAGCATCGTCCGGATCCGCTTCACCGACCGGCAGCCGCGCACGGCGTGGAACGTGTCCGCGCCCCGCGAGTACGGCTTCTACGCCAACGTCAATCCGCAGGTGGACCACCCCCGCTGGAGCCAGGCGCGCGAGCGGCGCATCGGTACCTTTCTGCGCCGCCCCACGCTGATGTTCAACGGCTACGGCGAGCAGGTGGCGGGGCTGTACCGCGGGATGGACCTGCGGAGGAACTTCTAG
- a CDS encoding zinc metalloprotease HtpX gives MNNVKVFGLMAGLTALFVMAGGAFGGQTGMIIAVVMAAAMNFIAYFASAKMVLRMYDAQVITAEQAPELYAMVDRLRQRAGLPMPTVAIAPHMQPNAFATGRNPENAVVCVTEGILQLVSRDELEGVIAHELAHIKNRDMLLQTFTATIAGAISSLGQMAMWGAIFGGSDEEEGGGPIGAILMIFLAPLAASVIQMAISRQREFKADAVGAEICGRPLSLAHALRKLEAGAERIPMHVSPAAAPMAQVNPLASMHGGGFSRLFSTHPPTEERVARLEAMAGR, from the coding sequence ATGAACAACGTAAAGGTATTCGGTCTGATGGCCGGGCTCACGGCGCTGTTCGTGATGGCCGGCGGCGCGTTCGGCGGGCAGACCGGGATGATCATCGCCGTCGTGATGGCGGCGGCGATGAACTTCATCGCCTACTTCGCGTCGGCGAAGATGGTGCTGCGCATGTACGACGCGCAGGTGATCACGGCGGAGCAGGCGCCCGAGTTGTACGCCATGGTGGACCGGCTGCGGCAGCGGGCCGGGCTCCCCATGCCCACCGTGGCCATCGCGCCGCACATGCAGCCCAACGCCTTCGCCACGGGGCGCAACCCGGAGAACGCGGTGGTGTGCGTGACCGAGGGAATCCTGCAGCTCGTGTCGCGCGACGAGCTGGAGGGGGTGATCGCGCACGAGCTGGCGCACATCAAGAACCGCGACATGCTCCTGCAGACCTTCACCGCCACCATCGCGGGCGCCATCTCGTCGCTGGGTCAGATGGCGATGTGGGGCGCCATCTTCGGCGGCAGCGACGAGGAGGAAGGGGGCGGCCCCATCGGCGCCATCCTGATGATCTTCCTCGCCCCGCTGGCGGCCTCGGTGATCCAGATGGCGATCTCGCGCCAGCGCGAGTTCAAGGCGGACGCGGTGGGCGCGGAGATCTGCGGGCGTCCGCTGTCGCTGGCGCACGCGCTGCGCAAGCTGGAGGCGGGTGCGGAGCGCATCCCGATGCACGTGTCGCCCGCCGCGGCGCCGATGGCGCAGGTGAATCCGCTCGCTTCGATGCACGGCGGCGGCTTCTCGCGGCTGTTCTCCACGCATCCCCCCACGGAGGAGCGGGTGGCGAGGCTGGAGGCGATGGCGGGGCGTTAG
- the thpR gene encoding RNA 2',3'-cyclic phosphodiesterase, with product MTEPRAGRLFLGVPLSDPLRDALGEHLRRALPGGIPGRPVVPANWHLTLRFLGDTDADQHRHLVEALGKAPLGPRFWMVLGGLGAFPRPRRAGVLWVGVDEGAAELKRVAALVEEAARHAGFPAEKKPFSPHLTISRLNPPRDVETVVAAAPPFGGRMQVDGVVLFRSHLGSGPPRYEALQRFAL from the coding sequence ATGACCGAGCCCCGCGCCGGCCGCCTCTTCCTCGGCGTCCCGCTCAGCGATCCACTGCGCGACGCCCTCGGCGAGCACCTGCGCCGCGCCCTTCCCGGCGGGATTCCGGGGCGTCCGGTGGTCCCCGCGAACTGGCACCTGACCCTGCGCTTCCTGGGTGACACGGACGCGGATCAGCACCGCCATCTGGTGGAGGCGCTCGGAAAGGCGCCGCTGGGCCCGCGCTTCTGGATGGTTCTCGGCGGGCTGGGCGCCTTCCCCCGGCCGCGTCGCGCGGGAGTGCTGTGGGTGGGCGTCGATGAGGGCGCCGCGGAGCTGAAGCGAGTTGCGGCGCTGGTGGAGGAGGCCGCGCGCCACGCCGGCTTCCCCGCCGAAAAGAAGCCGTTCTCGCCGCACCTCACCATCAGCCGCCTCAACCCGCCGCGCGACGTCGAAACGGTCGTCGCCGCGGCTCCGCCGTTCGGCGGGCGGATGCAGGTCGACGGCGTGGTCCTCTTCCGCAGCCACCTGGGGAGCGGCCCGCCGCGCTACGAGGCGCTCCAGCGCTTCGCCTTGTGA